One genomic region from Harpia harpyja isolate bHarHar1 chromosome 1, bHarHar1 primary haplotype, whole genome shotgun sequence encodes:
- the LOC128139981 gene encoding bactericidal permeability-increasing protein-like — protein sequence MCCVGCGSSSACLPGLWFLFWHGYKGGVGRESPAGARYRGAARMGAQSLAAACGVLALCLALTGATNPGFVVRITQSGLDYAHQQGIAILEKELAQLKLPDISGDFRVRHVGKVHYEISRLDLRSFNLPYSRISLVPNVGLQVSISNAFAEVDGNWRVKIYFIRDHGSFDLKVENVYIKINLKLGSDASGKPTIDTSDCSTRISKVRVHFWGKLGWLYNLFYGAVESRFRNILESKVCENVVTSVRSELQPYLQTLPVTARIDDKAGIDYSLVAPPTATAQSLDVDLKGEFFSLAHRSTVPFPPLALAFPPDHDRMVYFGASSYFFNTASFAYHAAGALVFEITDSVIPKGMGFHLNTSTFSAFIPQLEKMYPDMPMKLRLSAPSAPFLNIGPGGLLLKPVVDIQAYAILPSSSLAPLFLLSLTSNVSAVINVKSGHIVGNLTVGRLRLSLKHSDVGTFQVRMLQSLMNTIASTVLLPNLNERLAEGFPLPLPDRIQLSNILVRFHQNFLLLGADVRYQPLEWR from the exons ATGTGCTGCGTGGGCTGCGGCAGCAGCTCTGCGTGCCTCCCTGGCCTATGGTTCCTGTTTTGGCACGGATATAAAGGCGGCGTGGGCAGGGAGAGCCCAGCAGGAGCGCGGTACCGCGGGGCAGCCAGGATGGGAGCGCAGAGCCTGGCGGCGGCTTGCGGGGTGCTGGCTTTGTGCCTGGCCCTCACCGGGGCCACCAACCCCGGCTTCGTGGTGAGGATCACCCAGAGTGGATTGGACTATG CCCATCAGCAGGGGATCGCCAtcctggagaaggagctggccCAGCTGAAGCTGCCAGATATCTCGGGTGACTTTCGTGTCCGGCACGTGGGGAAGGTGCACTATGAGATCTCCAG attggaCCTTCGCAGTTTCAACTTGCCGTACTCGCGGATTTCCCTGGTCCCCAACGTGGGCCTGCAGGTCTCCATCTCCAATGCTTTCGCCGAGGTGGATGGGAACTGGCGGGTGAAGATATACTTCAT ccgGGACCACGGTTCATTTGACCTGAAGGTGGAGAATGTCTATATCAAAATCAACCTGAAGCTGGGCAGCGATGCCTCTGGGAAACCCACCATTGACACCTCTGACTGCAGCACCCGCATCTCCAAAGTCCGGGTACACTTTTGGGGCAAGCTTGG atgGCTTTACAACCTCTTCTATGGCGCTGTTGAGTCCAGATTCCGGAATATTTTGGAGAGCAAG GTCTGTGAGAACGTGGTCACGTCTGTGCGCAGCGAGCTCCAGCCTTACCTCCAGACCCTGCCAG TCACAGCCAGGATAGATGACAAGGCCGGGATCGATTACTCCTTGGTGGCACCCCCAACTGCTACCGCCCAGTCCCTGGACGTGGACCTGAAG GGCGAATTCTTCTCCCTGGCCCACCGCTCCACCGTCCCCTTCCCTCCGCTGGCGCTGGCCTTCCCCCCGGATCACGACCGTATGGTTTACTTTGGGGCATCCAGCTACTTCTTCAACACAGCCAGCTTCGCCTACCACGCAGCCGGGGCTCTGGTCTTCGAAATCACAGACTCCGTG ATCCCGAAGGGCATGGGGTTCCACTTGAACACCTCCACCTTCTCAGCCTTCATTCCCCAG CTAGAGAAGATGTATCCGGACATGCCGATGAAGCTCAGGCTGTCCGCCCCTTCTGCTCCGTTTCTGAACATCGGACCAGGGGGGCTCTTACTCAAGCCTGTCGTGGATATCCAGGCTTATGCCATccttcccagctccagcctggctcctctcttcctcctcagccTG ACAAGCAATGTGTCTGCTGTCATCAACGTGAAATCTGGCCACATAGTTGGGAACCTGACTGTGGGCAG GTTGAGGCTCTCTCTGAAGCATTCGGATGTTGGCACTTTCCAG GTGCGAATGCTGCAGTCCTTAATGAACACCATTGCTTCCACTGTGCTTCTCCCGAATCTTAATG AAAGGTTAGCTGAGGGTTTCCCTCTGCCACTGCCGGACAGAATACAGCTCTCCAATATCCTCGTGAGGTTTCACCAG aaTTTCCTGCTGCTTGGAGCAGACGTCCGCTATCAGCCTCTGGAATGGAGATAA
- the CDK5RAP1 gene encoding mitochondrial tRNA methylthiotransferase CDK5RAP1: MLPWRRALRVAGLLRSAAADPRPGTSRRTRCGPGERPVGRGVALPAGPDLRQFLRGAAAGEPRPEPGPVPGTGKVYLETYGCQMNVNDMEIAWAILQKNGYARTKELDEADVILLVTCSVREKAEQAIWNRLRHLKALKARRQQARLPLRIGILGCMAERLKEEILHREKLVDIVAGPDAYRDLPRLLAVAESGQQAANVLLSLDETYADILPVQTSAGGTTAFVSIMRGCDNMCSYCIVPFTRGRERSRPIASILQEVQMLSDQGVKEVTLLGQNVNSFRDMSEVQFQSAAAPVLSRGFSTVYKAKPGGLRFAHLLDQVSRIDPEMRIRFTSPHPKDFPDEVLQLIQERHNICKQLHLPAQSGSTRVLEAMRRGYTREAYLELVHHVRESIPGVRLSSDFIAGFCGETEEDHQQTLSLLREVRYNVGFLFAYSMRQKTRAYHRLQDDVPADIKKRRLEELITVFREEAARANEAMVGQSQLVLVEGPSKRSALELCGRNDGNIKVIFPDAEIEDAAGCKALVRAQPGDYVLVKVTSASSQTLKGVPLCRTSLSRSAACH, translated from the exons ATGCTGCCCTGGAGGCGAGCCCTGCGGGTGGCGGGGCTCCTCCGCTCGGCCGCCGCCGATCCCCGCCCCGGGACCTCCCGCCGAACGCGCTGCGGGCCGGGCGAGCGGCCGGTGGGGCGCGGGGTCGCGCTGCCCGCGGGGCCGGACCTGCGGCAGTTCCTGAGGGGAGCCGCCGCGGGGGAGCCCCGGCCCGAGCCGGGCCCTGTCCCCGGCACTGGGAAAG TGTACCTGGAGACGTATGGCTGCCAGATGAACGTCAATGACATGGAGATTGCCTGGGCCATCCTGCAGAAGAATGGCTATGCGAGGACAAAGGAGTTGGATGAG GCAGATGTGATTCTCCTTGTCACCTGTTCTGTGAG GGAGAAGGCAGAGCAGGCTATCTGGAATCGCCTGCGGCACCTCAAGGCGCTGAAAGCCCGGCGGCAGCAGGCTCGCTTACCTCTCCGCATCGGGATTCTAG GATGCATGGCTGAGAGGCTTAAGGAGGAGATTCTGCACAGGGAGAAGCTAGTCGATATTGTGGCAGGCCCTGATGCATATCGTGACCTTCCCCGGCTGCTGGCCGTGGCAGAGTCTGGCCAGCAAGCTGCTAATGTCCTGCTATCGCTAGATGAGACTTACGCAGATATTCTGCCTGTCCAGACTAGTGCAGGTGGCACAACAGCTTTTGT ATCTATCATGCGGGGCTGTGACAACATGTGTAGCTATTGCATTGTGCCCTTCACCCGTGGCCGTGAAAGGAGCCGCCCCATCGCATCCATCCTGCAGGAAGTGCAGATGCTCTCGGATCAG GGAGTGAAAGAAGTGACCCTTTTGGGTCAGAACGTCAACAGCTTTCGAGACATGTCTGAGGTGCAGTTTCAATCAGCGGCTGCCCCAGTCCTCAGTCGTGGCTTTAGCACAGTCTACAAAGCTAAACCAGGAGGCTTGCGCTTTGCACATCTTCTAGACCAGGTTTCTAGAATTGATCCAGAAATGAGGATCCGTTTCACCTCGCCACACCCCAAGGATTTTCCTGATGAG GTCCTGCAGCTTATCCAGGAGCGACACAACATCTGCAAACAGCTTCACCTCCCAGCCCAGAGTGGAAGCACACGAGTCCTGGAGGCCATGCGACGAGG ATACACAAGAGAAGCATATTTAGAGCTTGTACACCATGTGCGTGAGTCCATTCCAG GAGTGAGGTTAAGCAGTGATTTCATTGCCGGCTTCTGTGGAGAGACAGAAGAAGACCACCAGCAGACCCTGTCCTTGCTGCGGGAAGTTCGCTACAATGTAGGCTTCCTGTTTGCCTACAGCATGAGACAG AAAACCCGGGCATATCACCGGCTCCAAGACGATGTGCCTGCAGACATAAAAAAGAGGCGGCTGGAGGAGCTCATTACTGTCTTTCGAGAGGAGGCTGCAAGAGCAAACGAGGCGATGGTGGGCCAGTCTCAGCTGGTGCTGGTGGAGGGG CCCAGCAAGCGCTCTGCCTTGGAGTTGTGTGGGAGGAATGACGGCAACATCAAGGTGATCTTCCCTGATGCCGAGATAGAGGATGCTGCGGGCTGCAAGGCTCTGGTCAGAGCCCAGCCAGGGGACTATGTGTTGGTGAAG gTAACCTCTGCCAGCTCTCAGACCTTGAAGGGAGTTCCGCTCTGTCGTACTAGCCTCTCCCGCTCTGCAGCTTGTCATTGA